In Scylla paramamosain isolate STU-SP2022 chromosome 31, ASM3559412v1, whole genome shotgun sequence, one DNA window encodes the following:
- the LOC135116450 gene encoding uncharacterized protein LOC135116450 isoform X1, with translation MMKRIGDKEVQQVLQRDQGSHARLITWSHEPLASKLDGATSNIFNLKVKFEAAGKEGEVCYAAKISNTREIQPCDFQSLIFVQESRFYQEVIPALSSVLEEVKEKPLSFPKCYYISLQEGKEVLILENLKAKGYLMKDKALGLDLAHTCLVMKVLGKLHAASFLLQTKLTEDITEKFDFYKKEWTHAFNWGSDWGGFMDKFLKTGLTMFKEMGDCEKVTAWLRRVKPEVWPRYKQMLERKAPFDVITHGDPWINNMFFRYDEAGQPEEVVLFDMQGTRVCSLALDLNHFINLNVTGKVRRANFDTIIATYYDSFSSVVNAKKIAMPFTLEELKQEYIDKGFYGVLYAIMYLPCMVSNDEDSFVFGDEEKWQAAVKRMVKENPLLHPTILSVVDEWIERGVIS, from the exons ATGATGAAGAGGATTGGAGACAAGGAGGTGCAGCAAGTGTTGCAGAGAGACCAAGGCAGCCATGCCCGACTCATTACCTGGAGCCATGAGCCACTAGCCTCTAAACTTGATGGTGCAACTTCCAACATTTTCAACTTGAAGGTGAAGTTTGAGgcagcagggaaggaaggagaagtgtgCTATGCAGCCAAAATAAGTAACACACGTGAAATACAGCCGTGTGATTTTCAAAGTTTGATATTTGTGCAGGAAAGTAGATTTTACCAAGAGGTGATTCCTGCACTGTCTTCTGTtctggaggaggtgaaggagaaaccACTTAGTTTCCCAAAGTGTTACTACATCTCCctccaagaaggaaaggaggtgttAATCCTTGAAAACTTGAAGGCAAAAGGCTATCTGATGAAAGATAAAGCTTTAGGGCTGGATTTGGCACACACTTGTCTTGTAATGAAAGTGCTTGGTAAGCTTCATGCGGCTTCATTCCTTCTGCAGACTAAGCTTACTGAAGACATCACGGAAAAATTTGACTTTTACAAAAAGGAATGGACACATGCATTCAACTGGGGATCTGACTGGGGTGGGTTCATGGACAAGTTTCTGAAAACTGGACTGACAATGTTTAAAGAAATGGGAGACTGTGAGAAGGTGACAGCATGGTTGAGAAGAGTAAAGCCCGAGGTGTGGCCAAGGTACAAGCAGATGCTTGAGAGGAAAGCTCCTTTTGATGTCATCACCCATGGGGATCCTTGGATCAACAATATgtttttcag GTATGATGAAGCAGGTCAGCCAGAGGAGGTGGTACTCTTTGACATGCAAGGCACCCGTGTCTGCTCCTTAGCTCTCGACCTGAATCACTTCATCAACCTCAACGTTACAGGAAAGGTGCGCCGTGCAAACTTTGACACCATCATAGCCACCTACTACGACTCCTTCAGCAGTGTCGTGAATGCTAAGAAGATTGCTATGCCCTTCACACTGGAGGAACTCAAGCAGGAATACATTGACAAGGGATTCTATGGAGTGTTATATGCCATCATGTATCTCCCATGCATGGTGTCCAATGATGAGGATTCCTTTGTGTTTGGTGATGAGGAGAAGTGGCAAGCTGCAGTGAAGCGCATGGTGAAAGAGAACCCTTTGCTGCATCCCACCATTCTCTCTGTAGTGGACGAATGGATAGAGCGCGGTGTCATCTCTTAG
- the LOC135116450 gene encoding uncharacterized protein LOC135116450 isoform X2: MMKRIGDKEVQQVLQRDQGSHARLITWSHEPLASKLDGATSNIFNLKTKLTEDITEKFDFYKKEWTHAFNWGSDWGGFMDKFLKTGLTMFKEMGDCEKVTAWLRRVKPEVWPRYKQMLERKAPFDVITHGDPWINNMFFRYDEAGQPEEVVLFDMQGTRVCSLALDLNHFINLNVTGKVRRANFDTIIATYYDSFSSVVNAKKIAMPFTLEELKQEYIDKGFYGVLYAIMYLPCMVSNDEDSFVFGDEEKWQAAVKRMVKENPLLHPTILSVVDEWIERGVIS; this comes from the exons ATGATGAAGAGGATTGGAGACAAGGAGGTGCAGCAAGTGTTGCAGAGAGACCAAGGCAGCCATGCCCGACTCATTACCTGGAGCCATGAGCCACTAGCCTCTAAACTTGATGGTGCAACTTCCAACATTTTCAACTTGAAG ACTAAGCTTACTGAAGACATCACGGAAAAATTTGACTTTTACAAAAAGGAATGGACACATGCATTCAACTGGGGATCTGACTGGGGTGGGTTCATGGACAAGTTTCTGAAAACTGGACTGACAATGTTTAAAGAAATGGGAGACTGTGAGAAGGTGACAGCATGGTTGAGAAGAGTAAAGCCCGAGGTGTGGCCAAGGTACAAGCAGATGCTTGAGAGGAAAGCTCCTTTTGATGTCATCACCCATGGGGATCCTTGGATCAACAATATgtttttcag GTATGATGAAGCAGGTCAGCCAGAGGAGGTGGTACTCTTTGACATGCAAGGCACCCGTGTCTGCTCCTTAGCTCTCGACCTGAATCACTTCATCAACCTCAACGTTACAGGAAAGGTGCGCCGTGCAAACTTTGACACCATCATAGCCACCTACTACGACTCCTTCAGCAGTGTCGTGAATGCTAAGAAGATTGCTATGCCCTTCACACTGGAGGAACTCAAGCAGGAATACATTGACAAGGGATTCTATGGAGTGTTATATGCCATCATGTATCTCCCATGCATGGTGTCCAATGATGAGGATTCCTTTGTGTTTGGTGATGAGGAGAAGTGGCAAGCTGCAGTGAAGCGCATGGTGAAAGAGAACCCTTTGCTGCATCCCACCATTCTCTCTGTAGTGGACGAATGGATAGAGCGCGGTGTCATCTCTTAG